In one Burkholderiales bacterium genomic region, the following are encoded:
- a CDS encoding SUF system NifU family Fe-S cluster assembly protein: MTDINKLYDDVIMDHIKNARNYHKLEEADREAQGSNPLCGDVLSIYLKMHGDIIEDIGFQCSCCGISMASASIMTESVKGKNKNEAKSIFQRFSRLLAQTQPDSSSLTDDLSVLAAVREFPSRINCATLAWQTLEQALDKA, from the coding sequence ATGACAGATATCAACAAACTCTACGACGATGTGATCATGGATCACATCAAGAATGCCCGCAATTACCACAAGCTGGAGGAAGCGGACCGCGAAGCGCAAGGTTCCAATCCGCTGTGTGGTGACGTCCTCAGCATTTATCTCAAAATGCACGGGGACATCATCGAAGATATTGGTTTTCAGTGTTCGTGCTGCGGCATTTCCATGGCTTCGGCTTCGATCATGACCGAAAGCGTGAAAGGCAAGAATAAAAACGAGGCAAAATCCATCTTTCAGCGTTTCTCGCGATTACTTGCGCAAACCCAACCTGACAGTTCTTCTCTGACTGACGATCTTTCCGTTCTGGCGGCAGTGCGCGAATTTCCTTCGCGCATTAACTGCGCGACTCTTGCCTGGCAGACTCTCGAGCAAGCGCTTGATAAGGCATAG
- a CDS encoding 3-deoxy-7-phosphoheptulonate synthase — protein MREPIRVDNVNVLSQQLLLTPDEIRKRLPLTKRARQTVLEGRRAVQRILDREDRRSLVVVGPCSIHDLEAAHDYAQRLKKLADEIAATLFIVMRVYFEKPRTTVGWKGFINDPEMDDSFKIEEGLQKARKLLLDLAEMGLPAGTEALDPIVPQYLSDLITWTAIGARTTESQTHREMASGLSSPVGFKNSTDGSFKVAINALLSVSHPHSFLGIDKSGCCAVIRTRGNRYAHMVLRGGAKPNYDIESIRQCEKELAANQLPGNIMVDCSHANSNKDYRLQPVVLRDCVEQIRAGNRSIIGFMIESNIEAGNQPIPADRSQLKYGVSVTDPCIDWPTTETILREAQKILEDVIVMH, from the coding sequence GTGAGGGAACCCATCAGGGTCGATAACGTTAATGTCCTGTCCCAGCAACTGCTGCTTACGCCTGATGAAATCAGAAAGCGGCTGCCGCTGACCAAACGCGCGCGGCAAACGGTCCTGGAAGGGCGGCGCGCTGTACAACGTATTCTGGATCGTGAAGATCGGCGATCGCTGGTGGTGGTGGGACCGTGCTCGATCCACGATCTCGAGGCGGCTCACGATTATGCGCAACGCCTCAAGAAACTCGCTGACGAGATTGCCGCCACGCTGTTTATCGTGATGCGGGTGTATTTTGAGAAGCCGCGCACCACCGTGGGCTGGAAAGGGTTCATCAACGATCCGGAGATGGACGATTCATTCAAGATCGAGGAGGGTTTGCAAAAGGCGCGCAAGCTCCTGCTCGATTTGGCGGAAATGGGTCTGCCCGCCGGGACCGAAGCGCTTGATCCCATCGTGCCGCAGTATCTGTCCGACTTGATTACCTGGACAGCGATAGGCGCGCGCACCACGGAATCGCAAACTCACCGCGAAATGGCGAGCGGACTTTCATCGCCGGTCGGTTTCAAAAACAGCACCGACGGCAGCTTCAAGGTGGCAATTAACGCTCTTCTTTCGGTGTCCCATCCGCACAGTTTTCTGGGCATCGACAAGAGCGGATGCTGCGCCGTGATTCGCACGCGGGGGAACCGTTACGCGCATATGGTGTTGCGCGGCGGCGCCAAGCCGAATTACGACATTGAGAGCATCAGGCAGTGCGAAAAGGAACTGGCTGCGAATCAGCTGCCCGGCAACATCATGGTGGATTGCAGCCATGCCAATTCCAACAAGGACTATCGCTTGCAGCCGGTTGTGCTGCGCGATTGCGTGGAGCAAATACGTGCGGGCAACCGTTCCATCATCGGCTTCATGATTGAAAGCAACATCGAGGCGGGGAACCAGCCGATCCCCGCCGACCGCTCTCAACTCAAGTACGGCGTTTCGGTGACCGATCCGTGCATAGACTGGCCAACGACTGAAACGATTCTACGCGAAGCTCAGAAAATACTAGAAGATGTAATTGTTATGCATTGA
- a CDS encoding putative sulfate exporter family transporter: MNQTIQGISEDWLSVWIGLLVFVLALGVLVGADTLGWVVTTGVWTDISKALAPVSKTYTSVGGLGALVATYLSLLVVLTLGAAALKADIKRFALGFTAVFWISYLCWIAGSYANFAVTTPAEMQKFGISWSLKLTNEGGFIVALIAGLVVGNFLPGLANWMKEAVRPEWYIKTAIVILGGFLGIIAAEKLSLATSLMFRGLAAIIEAYLIYWAVVYFVARKWFKLSREWAAPLASGISICGVSAAIATGSAIRARPVVPIMVASLVVIFSVVELLILPFLAQAFLSHEPMVAGAWMGLAVKTDGAAVASGAITESLILASAAAQGINYQKGWILGTTATVKVFIDIFIGIWAFILAYIWTTHINVREGDKAKVREIWERFPKFIIGYLVTFVLILVMALGSAPEITTKIKSAMGEANTFRSIFFVMTFFTIGVMSNFRKLWEEGIGKLATVYLLCLFGFVIWVGLVISFLFFAGVKPPLVTG; the protein is encoded by the coding sequence ATGAACCAAACCATACAAGGTATCAGTGAAGACTGGCTGTCGGTCTGGATCGGCCTGCTCGTCTTCGTGCTTGCGCTGGGAGTGCTGGTTGGAGCCGACACTTTGGGGTGGGTTGTCACCACCGGCGTCTGGACCGACATCTCCAAAGCCCTGGCGCCTGTTTCCAAAACCTACACAAGCGTTGGAGGGTTAGGCGCCCTTGTTGCCACTTACCTGTCTCTGCTGGTGGTGCTCACGCTGGGCGCAGCGGCGCTCAAAGCCGACATCAAGCGATTCGCACTTGGTTTCACCGCGGTGTTCTGGATCAGTTATCTGTGCTGGATCGCCGGGAGCTATGCCAATTTTGCAGTGACCACCCCGGCCGAGATGCAGAAATTCGGTATCAGCTGGTCGCTGAAGCTCACCAACGAAGGCGGATTCATCGTGGCGCTGATCGCCGGCCTGGTGGTCGGGAACTTCCTTCCCGGATTGGCAAATTGGATGAAAGAAGCGGTCCGGCCCGAGTGGTACATCAAGACCGCGATCGTCATTCTCGGCGGTTTCCTTGGAATTATCGCGGCTGAAAAGCTGAGCCTGGCGACATCTCTGATGTTCCGCGGCCTCGCCGCCATCATCGAGGCTTACCTGATTTATTGGGCGGTGGTCTACTTTGTGGCGCGCAAGTGGTTCAAGCTCAGCCGCGAATGGGCGGCTCCTCTCGCTTCCGGCATTTCCATCTGCGGCGTATCTGCGGCAATCGCTACCGGCAGCGCGATCCGCGCCCGTCCGGTGGTCCCGATCATGGTGGCCTCGCTGGTCGTGATCTTCTCCGTGGTCGAGCTGCTCATCCTGCCGTTTCTGGCGCAAGCCTTTCTATCCCACGAACCCATGGTGGCCGGCGCGTGGATGGGGCTCGCGGTTAAGACCGATGGCGCAGCGGTGGCCAGCGGTGCGATTACGGAATCGCTGATCCTCGCGAGCGCAGCGGCACAGGGGATCAACTACCAGAAGGGCTGGATACTCGGCACCACTGCGACGGTCAAGGTTTTCATCGACATCTTCATCGGCATCTGGGCATTCATACTTGCCTACATCTGGACCACCCACATCAACGTGCGGGAAGGCGACAAGGCGAAGGTCAGGGAGATCTGGGAGCGCTTTCCGAAATTCATCATCGGCTACCTCGTGACTTTCGTGCTGATTCTGGTCATGGCGCTGGGGTCTGCGCCTGAGATTACGACGAAGATCAAGTCGGCGATGGGCGAAGCCAATACCTTCCGCAGCATCTTTTTCGTTATGACGTTTTTCACGATTGGCGTGATGTCCAACTTCAGAAAGCTTTGGGAGGAAGGCATCGGCAAGCTAGCGACGGTGTATCTGCTCTGCTTGTTCGGTTTCGTCATCTGGGTGGGCTTGGTGATTTCCTTTCTCTTTTTCGCTGGCGTGAAACCACCATTGGTAACGGGCTAA
- a CDS encoding TRAP transporter large permease, protein MSPTTQGAIVLVITLVVLLSGAPVAFGLGAISIVFLIIFHGIDSLHVVAETFYAGLHDFTLVSIPMFVMMGAAIGSSPAGKDLYEALDRWLYRLPGGLVISNIGACALFAALTGSSPACCAAIGKMGIPEMRKRGYPDDVATGSICAGGTLGILIPPSITFILYGIATETSIGRLFLAGVMPGLMLTGLFILWTLFIIWKRGFHAHAADFRYSWKEKFQSIPKVAPFLAIVIGVMYVLYGGIATPSEAAGVGAALCVVMAVVIYRMWRPKEWWLILRDTMRESVMILMIIAAAVLFGYMLTSLYLTQTLAQGIADLHVNRWVLMGLINVFLLVCGFFIPPAAIILMTAPILYPIIKAAGFDPVWFGVILTINMEIGLIHPPVGLNIYIVSSIAPDVPLTKIMWGTIPYVLCMMLQIVILCVFPGIATWLPDRLMGTMH, encoded by the coding sequence GCACCGGTCGCCTTCGGCCTCGGGGCGATCTCGATCGTCTTTCTCATCATCTTCCATGGGATCGACTCGCTGCACGTGGTGGCCGAAACGTTTTATGCGGGGCTGCACGACTTCACGCTGGTGTCGATCCCGATGTTCGTGATGATGGGGGCGGCGATCGGCTCCTCACCCGCGGGCAAGGATCTCTACGAGGCGCTCGACCGGTGGCTCTACCGCCTGCCGGGCGGACTGGTGATTTCCAACATCGGCGCCTGCGCGCTGTTCGCCGCGCTCACCGGCTCATCACCGGCGTGCTGCGCCGCGATCGGCAAGATGGGCATTCCCGAGATGCGCAAGCGCGGCTACCCCGACGACGTGGCGACCGGCTCGATCTGCGCCGGCGGCACGCTCGGTATCCTGATCCCGCCCTCGATCACTTTCATCCTCTACGGCATCGCGACCGAGACCTCGATCGGGCGCCTGTTCCTCGCGGGCGTGATGCCCGGCTTGATGCTCACAGGATTGTTCATACTGTGGACGCTGTTCATCATCTGGAAGCGGGGATTCCACGCGCATGCGGCGGATTTCCGCTACAGCTGGAAGGAAAAGTTCCAGTCCATCCCGAAGGTAGCGCCTTTTCTCGCCATCGTCATCGGCGTGATGTACGTGCTCTATGGCGGGATCGCGACGCCCTCGGAGGCGGCGGGCGTGGGGGCGGCGCTCTGCGTGGTGATGGCGGTCGTGATCTACCGGATGTGGAGGCCGAAGGAGTGGTGGCTGATCCTGCGCGACACGATGCGGGAGTCGGTGATGATCCTCATGATCATCGCGGCCGCCGTGCTGTTCGGCTACATGCTCACGTCCCTTTATCTCACTCAGACTCTGGCGCAGGGGATCGCCGACCTGCACGTCAACCGCTGGGTGTTGATGGGGCTGATCAACGTGTTCCTGCTCGTGTGCGGATTTTTCATCCCGCCGGCGGCGATCATCCTGATGACTGCCCCGATCCTTTATCCCATCATCAAGGCCGCCGGCTTCGACCCGGTGTGGTTCGGCGTGATCCTCACCATCAACATGGAGATCGGCCTGATCCATCCACCGGTCGGACTGAACATCTACATCGTCAGTTCGATCGCGCCCGACGTGCCGCTGACGAAAATCATGTGGGGCACCATTCCCTACGTGCTCTGCATGATGCTGCAGATCGTGATCCTGTGCGTGTTTCCCGGCATTGCCACCTGGCTGCCCGACCGGCTGATGGGCACCATGCACTGA
- a CDS encoding universal stress protein: MFKHILIPTDGSNLSKKAVKAGVRFAKSMSARVTGFHSYPSFQQYAFSGYDAPEAETVKHFDEKMREAGEKYLTEIEKEAKAAGVDYTGVVQKADAPYLGITEAAKKRGCDAIFMASHGRKGIAALLVGSETQKVLTHSKIPVVVFR, translated from the coding sequence ATGTTCAAGCACATTCTTATTCCTACTGACGGATCGAATTTATCGAAAAAGGCAGTGAAAGCGGGTGTTCGGTTCGCGAAATCCATGAGCGCAAGGGTGACGGGTTTTCATTCGTACCCGTCGTTTCAGCAATACGCTTTCTCGGGTTACGACGCGCCGGAAGCCGAGACCGTGAAGCATTTCGATGAAAAGATGCGCGAGGCAGGTGAAAAATACTTGACGGAAATCGAGAAGGAAGCCAAAGCGGCAGGAGTGGACTACACGGGGGTCGTGCAAAAGGCGGACGCGCCTTATCTCGGCATCACTGAAGCGGCAAAAAAGCGCGGCTGTGATGCCATTTTTATGGCATCCCACGGACGCAAAGGAATTGCGGCGTTGCTTGTTGGCAGCGAGACGCAGAAGGTGCTTACCCATTCGAAGATTCCCGTGGTAGTGTTCCGTTAG
- the fnr gene encoding fumarate/nitrate reduction transcriptional regulator Fnr produces the protein MNFATIKTACSSCNLRELCLPVGLSQSELEQLDELVYVHRRCKRNTCLYCVGDRFDAIYAVRTGFFKTCLGHEDGQMQVMGFHMAGEIIGLDGINTDRYTCDAVALEDSEVCVIPYPRFEEISHQVQALQHHFSKILSREIEQDHRAMLLLGSMRAEERLAAFLLNLSQRFAARGYSANEFNLRMTREEIGSYLGLTLESVSRLFSKFHEDRLLSVRNKQIRITNPHGLQQLSGHAQGRAA, from the coding sequence TTGAACTTCGCTACGATCAAGACCGCCTGTTCGAGCTGCAACCTGCGTGAGTTGTGCCTGCCGGTCGGGCTGTCACAGAGCGAGCTGGAGCAGCTGGACGAGCTGGTTTATGTGCACCGTCGCTGCAAACGTAACACCTGCCTTTATTGCGTCGGCGACCGCTTTGATGCCATCTATGCCGTACGTACCGGCTTTTTCAAAACATGCCTTGGTCACGAAGATGGTCAAATGCAAGTGATGGGATTCCACATGGCCGGGGAAATCATCGGGTTGGATGGAATCAACACCGACCGGTACACCTGTGATGCTGTCGCTCTCGAAGACAGCGAGGTTTGCGTCATCCCCTACCCCCGATTCGAGGAAATCAGCCATCAAGTCCAGGCACTGCAACATCATTTCAGCAAGATCTTGAGCCGCGAAATCGAGCAAGATCATCGCGCGATGTTGTTGCTCGGATCAATGCGTGCGGAAGAACGCCTGGCGGCATTTTTACTCAATCTCTCGCAGCGCTTTGCCGCTCGCGGTTACTCGGCCAATGAATTCAACCTGCGCATGACACGGGAGGAAATCGGCAGCTACCTTGGACTTACATTGGAATCGGTGAGCCGGTTGTTCTCAAAATTCCATGAGGACAGGTTGCTCAGTGTGCGCAACAAGCAAATCCGCATCACCAATCCACATGGTTTACAGCAGCTTTCCGGCCACGCGCAAGGCCGCGCCGCCTGA
- a CDS encoding multicopper oxidase domain-containing protein, translating into MIKLIRLCVTSLLLGVFGCGSPHDDYDASRMDLKPAAASISSQRHNGAFASGSALSMDAAIKPLDPSPVKTIQIDTTHKVIEIAPGVKFSAWTFGNQVPGPTLRARVGDKIRFSMTNRSDEAIPGVPVFAAPMMHSMDFHAAMVSPQDKYRSIAPGQTISFEFTPNYPGVFMYHCGTPMILEHIASGMYGAVIVEPRNGYPTKVDREYIIIQSEFYIKPDPEGKKLEGQVLHVLDGDRLRNKASTYTVFNGVYNGMVKNPLPAKPGERVRLFVLNVGPSNTSSFHVVGTIFDRVWLEGNPDNQMRGMQTVLLGSSNSAIVEFVVPEAGSYIMVDHHFANASQGAIGLIDASVRSAVKDIEHHNISATNTPTESEAVKGKLDFESKCLACHSLGQGRKLGPDLFGVTRRRSDAWLAQWLKSPEVVLASDEYAKAMLKEYKVPMPNQNLSDAEIKQYIKYFHWADEHVSTEQRKQP; encoded by the coding sequence ATGATCAAACTTATCCGATTGTGCGTAACTTCACTTCTGTTGGGGGTATTCGGTTGCGGTTCGCCGCATGATGACTACGATGCCTCCAGAATGGATCTCAAACCGGCAGCGGCATCGATTTCCAGCCAGCGACATAACGGCGCGTTTGCCTCGGGCAGTGCGCTGAGCATGGATGCGGCAATCAAGCCTCTTGATCCGTCGCCGGTCAAGACCATACAAATCGACACCACGCACAAGGTTATTGAAATTGCGCCGGGCGTGAAATTCAGCGCGTGGACGTTTGGCAATCAAGTGCCGGGGCCGACCCTGCGCGCACGCGTTGGCGACAAAATTCGCTTCAGTATGACCAATCGAAGCGACGAGGCGATCCCAGGCGTGCCGGTTTTCGCTGCGCCAATGATGCATTCCATGGATTTTCATGCGGCAATGGTCTCACCTCAGGATAAATACCGGTCAATCGCGCCGGGTCAGACCATCAGCTTTGAATTCACGCCCAATTATCCTGGCGTGTTCATGTATCACTGCGGCACGCCAATGATACTGGAGCATATCGCCTCGGGCATGTACGGCGCGGTGATTGTCGAACCGCGTAATGGCTATCCCACCAAGGTGGATCGTGAATACATCATTATTCAAAGCGAGTTTTACATCAAGCCCGACCCGGAAGGTAAAAAGCTGGAGGGGCAGGTCCTGCACGTACTGGATGGCGACAGGCTGCGTAACAAGGCTTCAACCTATACCGTGTTTAACGGCGTGTACAACGGCATGGTGAAAAACCCGCTGCCGGCGAAGCCGGGCGAGCGCGTCAGGCTGTTCGTTTTGAATGTGGGGCCAAGCAACACCTCCAGCTTCCATGTGGTGGGAACAATATTTGACCGGGTGTGGCTGGAAGGAAATCCTGACAACCAGATGCGCGGCATGCAGACCGTTCTGCTCGGCTCAAGCAACAGTGCCATTGTCGAGTTTGTTGTGCCTGAGGCCGGGTCTTACATTATGGTTGACCATCATTTCGCCAATGCATCTCAAGGGGCTATAGGCCTGATTGACGCAAGCGTTAGGAGTGCGGTGAAAGATATCGAACACCACAATATTTCGGCCACAAATACACCTACTGAATCCGAGGCGGTAAAAGGCAAGCTTGATTTTGAAAGCAAATGCTTGGCCTGCCACTCCCTGGGACAGGGACGAAAGCTGGGGCCGGATCTATTTGGCGTCACTCGCCGCCGCTCAGACGCCTGGCTGGCGCAGTGGCTCAAGTCGCCTGAAGTAGTGCTGGCAAGCGATGAATACGCAAAAGCGATGCTCAAGGAATACAAAGTGCCGATGCCGAACCAGAACTTAAGTGATGCGGAAATCAAACAATACATCAAGTATTTTCACTGGGCGGACGAGCACGTGAGTACGGAACAGAGGAAACAGCCATGA